TATATCAATGGAAAGTGGCAGGCAACCACAGGTACAGCACAGATTGCAGTGATCAACCCGAATAATGAAGCGCAGATTTTGGATTATACCGCTGCTTCTACACACGATGTTGATGCGGCTGTTGCTGCTGCGAATCAGGCGCTCGATGATTGGAGTATGACTACACCTCAACAACGAGCAGAATGGTTAAACAAAATTGCTGACCAGCTTGACACTGAGAAAACTCGCCTGATTGAACTTTCGCATCGAAATAATGGCAAGTCATCTGAACAAGCGCAGGTGGATGTTGAAAATAGTATCAAGTGCTATCGCTATTATGCAGATTTAGTGCAGAGCATGGCGTTTAGTCAAACCACGCAATGCGAGGATGGGACTGAACTCACCCATCAACAGAACCCTGTGGGCGTGGTTGCATTAATTACGCCGTGGAATTTTCCGTTAATCACTAGCGCATGGAAAATTGCACCTGCTTTAGCAGCAGGTTGTAGCATTGTTTTTAAACCCTCTGAACTGGTGCCTTTACCTGAATATGCCTTTACTGAAATTTTAGATCAAATCCAGTTTCCACAAGGGGTGTTTAACCTGATTCTTGGAGATGCTGTGGCAGCACAACATTTGGTGGTGCATGCGGATGTGCAAAAAGTCTCGTTTACGGGCAGCACTGAAGTTGGAATTCATGTGATGCAGGCTGCCGCACCTTCTGTCAAACGTGTGACTTTGGAACTCGGTGGAAAATCACCGATTTTAATTCTGGAAGATGCTGATTTAAATGAAGCAGTCGATAAAGCATTGGGTGGCATGTTCTATAACAGCGGTCAAATGTGTTCTGCGACATCACGCTTATTGGTGCATCAATCCATTGCCAAACCTTTCTACCAAAAATTGAAAGTCGCCGTAGAGTCGATGCAGCTTGGCACGGATCTTACCGGACCCTTCGCGATGGGGCCGATGACCACGCAAAAGCAATTCAATAAAGTGCATGAATACTTAGACATTGCGCAGCAAGAAAAACTTCAGGCATTGGTTGATCTGAATCAAATTGCTTTACCGAGCAAAGGTTTCTTTATTCAGCCACACGTTTTTATTGATGTACCTACTGACAGCCGACTGTGGAAAGAAGAAATTTTTGGTCCTGTGATGTGTTGCCGTAGTTTTGCAACCGAAGATGAGGCAGTGCGCTTAGCCAATGATTCTGAGTTTGGTTTAGCTGCAACCATCATGACAGGCTCTGTGGAGCACGGTAAAAAAATTGCTAAACGCTTGCGTTCAGGTCACATCTGGATCAATTCATTCCAGATGATTCAGCCGGGATCATTGTGGGGTGGTTTTAAAAAGAGTGGCATTGGGCGTGAACTCGGTGAGTCTGGCATTCAAAGCTATTTAGAGGAAAACGTCATTACGATTTAACCCATTTAAAACAGGTTATTGGATCGAGAAAGGGACTTCTCTTTTCAATACAACGCCGACTCGGTGAAAAAAACAATGCACTAAATAAGAGTTTGCATTGATGTAGGAGAAATATGCATGGAAAGCGATAATAATCGGAAAGGGCTTTCACTTTGGCAAGTCGTTGTCATTGGTGTGGCCTATATGGCGCCCGCAACGGTATTTGATACCTTTGGTATTATTTCCAGAGTGACAGAAGGACGTGTCCCACTGGCCTATGTTTTGGCGTTGATTGCAATGCTGTTAACCGCTTTTAGTTATGCGCGATTCAGTAAATTGTCACCCAAGTCAGGATCTGCTTATACCTATACAACAGATACCTGTGGCAAGACTGCGGGCTTTTTTGTGGGCTGGTGTTCGTTGATTGATTATCTGCTGATTCCATTGGTCAATGTACTATTGGCGTCTTTCTATCTAAATGCATTGA
This genomic stretch from Acinetobacter sp. C32I harbors:
- a CDS encoding aldehyde dehydrogenase family protein, with protein sequence MKNYINGKWQATTGTAQIAVINPNNEAQILDYTAASTHDVDAAVAAANQALDDWSMTTPQQRAEWLNKIADQLDTEKTRLIELSHRNNGKSSEQAQVDVENSIKCYRYYADLVQSMAFSQTTQCEDGTELTHQQNPVGVVALITPWNFPLITSAWKIAPALAAGCSIVFKPSELVPLPEYAFTEILDQIQFPQGVFNLILGDAVAAQHLVVHADVQKVSFTGSTEVGIHVMQAAAPSVKRVTLELGGKSPILILEDADLNEAVDKALGGMFYNSGQMCSATSRLLVHQSIAKPFYQKLKVAVESMQLGTDLTGPFAMGPMTTQKQFNKVHEYLDIAQQEKLQALVDLNQIALPSKGFFIQPHVFIDVPTDSRLWKEEIFGPVMCCRSFATEDEAVRLANDSEFGLAATIMTGSVEHGKKIAKRLRSGHIWINSFQMIQPGSLWGGFKKSGIGRELGESGIQSYLEENVITI